In one Aricia agestis chromosome 21, ilAriAges1.1, whole genome shotgun sequence genomic region, the following are encoded:
- the LOC121737708 gene encoding P3 protein-like isoform X2, with protein MCPLWPLHLVILYLLVLCPLWVLCQATPKLLATFSNTTIDVHMDQFYYVGVNVTGTGLQAGDELIIKTKDPHIADARWNSTYKLTETDGQYHGVMKVDGKFLGRTELSIEAQRGPDKYDVNGSMSVVVTRPQRAIDMIFNHSVAAFVTLIFINFGCAMDWPTVKGVLRRPVGPAIGMLGQFLFMPLISFAIGYAIFPNQPDMRLGMFFTGVAPAGGASNIWTYILGGNLNMSLAMTTISMIASFGLMPAWLFSLGQVIFKDAQIVVPYKRIGLFVVCLVVPLLVGLGMQRFMPRVSRFMVRILKGFSTTLLLCIIVFAIVTNLYIFKLFTWQIVIAGMGIPYLGFLAGYLVAKVFRQPHPDALAISIETGIQNTGIAIFLLRYALKQPEADLTTVVPVSVAIMTPIPMTIVYIYQKIAACVRNRNAPQKMVEDLTPVSEGAESGVFRAVDAS; from the exons ATGTGTCCCCTCTGGCCACTGCACCTGGTGATCCTGTACCTGCTGGTGCTGTGCCCCCTGTGGGTGCTATGCCAGGCCACGCCCAAGCTGCTGGCCACCTTCTCCAACACCACCATAGACGTCCACATGGACCAGTTCTATTATGTGGGGGTTAATGTTACCG GTACGGGTCTCCAAGCTGGCGACGAGCTGATCATCAAGACCAAGGACCCTCACATCGCGGACGCCAGGTGGAACTCCACGTATAAGCTGacggagacagacggacagtatCACGGGGTTATGAAGGTGGATGGGAAGTTTTTGG GTAGAACGGAGTTATCTATAGAAGCCCAGCGCGGGCCGGACAAGTACGATGTGAACGGCAGCATGTCCGTGGTAGTCACGCGGCCGCAGCGAGCTATTGACATGATATTCAACCATAGCGTCGCCGCTTTT GTGACGCTGATATTCATAAACTTTGGTTGCGCGATGGACTGGCCGACAGTCAAGGGCGTACTCCGCCGGCCGGTGGGCCCCGCGATTGGCATGCTAGGGCAATTCCTGTTTATGCCCCTG atatcaTTCGCCATCGGCTACGCGATATTTCCCAACCAGCCGGACATGCGTCTGGGCATGTTCTTCACGGGTGTGGCCCCCGCCGGCGGCGCCTCCAACATCTGGACCTACATACTCGGGGGCAACCTGAACATGTCCCTGGCTATGACCACTATATCCATGATCGCTTCTTTCG GTCTAATGCCAGCGTGGTTATTCTCGCTCGGCCAAGTAATATTCAAGGACGCGCAAATCGTCGTCCCGTACAAACGCATAGGACTATTCGTGGTCTGTCTCGTGGTGCCCCTACTAGTTGGGTTGGGCATGCAGCGCTTCATGCCAAGAGTGTCGAGATTCATGGTCAGGATCCTAAAGGGATTTTCCACCACGCTGCTCCTGTGCATCATAGTGTTCGCGATTGTGACGAATCTGTATATATTCAAGCTGTTTACTTGGCAG ATAGTAATAGCCGGCATGGGTATACCGTACCTCGGTTTCTTAGCCGGCTACCTTGTGGCTAAGGTGTTCAGACAGCCGCATCCCGACGCGCTCGCCATCTCCATAGAGACGGGCATACAGAACACCGGCATAGCTATATTCCTACTCAGATATGCGCTGAAGCAGCCAGAAGCAGATTTGACTACTG TGGTGCCGGTATCCGTGGCAATTATGACACCTATTCCGATGACAATCGTCTACATATACCAGAAGATTGCCGCATG CGTCCGAAACCGAAATGCACCACAAAAAATGGTTGAAGACCTCACCCCCGTTTCAGAGGGCGCAGAATCCGGCGTCTTCAGAGCCGTTGATGCCAGCTAA
- the LOC121737710 gene encoding ileal sodium/bile acid cotransporter-like gives MMYTAVFMLVAALAQVQGQAVNLQATFDPEQVEFNMDYTYYVNVEVTGTGLEAGDQLLITTDAEHVATGEWNSTAVVTDTNGFSGVVRVYGHFLGRTDLYLELLRGGAQTPIPGSLSVIIIRPVRVIDSVFTTSVAVFVSLIFINFGCAMHWPTVKSVLRRPIGPAIGMVGQFLFMPLMSFGIGYLIFPDAADMRLGMFFTGVAPGGGASNIWTFILGGNLNLSLAMTSISTLASFGFMPAWLFSLGQVVFRDANIVVPYARIATFVVGLIVPMGIGLGMQRWTPKIAAFMVRILKGFSTLLLLFIIVFAIVTNLYIFELFTWQIIVAGMGIPWLGYMFGYALAKIFKRPHPDALAISIETGIQNTGIAIFLLRYALPQPEADLTTVVPVSAAIMTPVPMMMIYTYQKIAACIRNRNNPKGGETTQEAESTTEKIENANEVQVEPSRSSEEEKY, from the exons ATGA TGTACACAGCCGTATTTATGTTGGTGGCGGCGCTGGCGCAGGTGCAAGGCCAGGCCGTGAACCTGCAGGCCACTTTCGACCCCGAACAGGTGGAGTTCAACATGGACTATACTTATTACGTCAACGTTGAAGTTACTG GCACCGGTCTCGAAGCTGGCGACCAGCTACTAATAACTACGGATGCTGAGCACGTGGCGACTGGCGAGTGGAACTCCACCGCGGTGGTCACAGACACCAACGGGTTTAGTGGCGTTGTGAGGGTGTATGGACATTTCCTCG GTAGAACCGACCTATACCTGGAACTTTTACGCGGTGGTGCACAAACCCCGATACCCGGCTCGCTGTCTGTCATCATCATCAGGCCGGTGCGAGTTATTGACTCCGTGTTCACTACTAGCGTCGCTGTGTTT gtgtcacttatttttataaacttcGGTTGCGCGATGCACTGGCCGACCGTAAAGAGTGTGCTGCGGCGACCGATAGGCCCGGCCATTGGAATGGTCGGACAGTTTCTGTTCATGCCCCTG ATGTCGTTCGGTATCGGCTACCTGATCTTCCCGGACGCTGCGGACATGCGTCTGGGGATGTTCTTCACGGGCGTAGCGCCCGGGGGCGGCGCCTCCAACATATGGACCTTCATCCTGGGCGGCAACCTGAACCTGTCGCTCGCTATGACGAGTATATCGACTCTCGCGTCTTTTG GTTTCATGCCAGCCTGGTTATTCTCACTCGGCCAAGTAGTATTTCGCGACGCGAACATCGTGGTGCCTTACGCGCGGATCGCTACCTTCGTGGTCGGCTTGATCGTGCCGATGGGTATAGGGCTCGGCATGCAGCGATGGACGCCCAAGATTGCCGCCTTCATGGTCAGGATCCTGAAGGGATTCTCGACGCTGCTGCTCCTGTTTATCATAGTGTTCGCGATTGTTACGAACTTGTATATCTTCGAGCTGTTTACTTGGCAG ATCATAGTAGCCGGTATGGGCATACCGTGGCTGGGCTACATGTTCGGGTACGCTCTCGCCAAGATCTTCAAGCGGCCGCATCCCGACGCGCTCGCCATCTCCATAGAGACGGGCATACAGAACACCGGCATCGCGATATTCCTGCTCCGATACGCGCTGCCGCAGCCTGAGGCCGACCTTACGACAG TGGTGCCGGTGTCGGCCGCCATCATGACTCCCGTCCCGATGATGATGATCTACACCTACCAGAAGATCGCTGCCTG CATCAGAAATAGAAACAATCCAAAAGGCGGTGAAACAACACAAGAAGCAGAAAGTACGACGGAGAAAATTGAAAACGCCAACGAAGTACAAGTTGAACCATCAAGAAGCTCAGAGGAGGAGAAATATTAA
- the LOC121737708 gene encoding P3 protein-like isoform X1 — MCPLWPLHLVILYLLVLCPLWVLCQATPKLLATFSNTTIDVHMDQFYYVGVNVTGTGLQAGDELIIKTKDPHIADARWNSTYKLTETDGQYHGVMKVDGKFLGRTELSIEAQRGPDKYDVNGSMSVVVTRPQRAIDMIFNHSVAAFVTLIFINFGCAMDWPTVKGVLRRPVGPAIGMLGQFLFMPLISFAIGYAIFPNQPDMRLGMFFTGVAPAGGASNIWTYILGGNLNMSLAMTTISMIASFGLMPAWLFSLGQVIFKDAQIVVPYKRIGLFVVCLVVPLLVGLGMQRFMPRVSRFMVRILKGFSTTLLLCIIVFAIVTNLYIFKLFTWQIVIAGMGIPYLGFLAGYLVAKVFRQPHPDALAISIETGIQNTGIAIFLLRYALKQPEADLTTVVPVSVAIMTPIPMTIVYIYQKIAACWGCPTSETEMHHKKWLKTSPPFQRAQNPASSEPLMPANGQDGYWSSSS, encoded by the exons ATGTGTCCCCTCTGGCCACTGCACCTGGTGATCCTGTACCTGCTGGTGCTGTGCCCCCTGTGGGTGCTATGCCAGGCCACGCCCAAGCTGCTGGCCACCTTCTCCAACACCACCATAGACGTCCACATGGACCAGTTCTATTATGTGGGGGTTAATGTTACCG GTACGGGTCTCCAAGCTGGCGACGAGCTGATCATCAAGACCAAGGACCCTCACATCGCGGACGCCAGGTGGAACTCCACGTATAAGCTGacggagacagacggacagtatCACGGGGTTATGAAGGTGGATGGGAAGTTTTTGG GTAGAACGGAGTTATCTATAGAAGCCCAGCGCGGGCCGGACAAGTACGATGTGAACGGCAGCATGTCCGTGGTAGTCACGCGGCCGCAGCGAGCTATTGACATGATATTCAACCATAGCGTCGCCGCTTTT GTGACGCTGATATTCATAAACTTTGGTTGCGCGATGGACTGGCCGACAGTCAAGGGCGTACTCCGCCGGCCGGTGGGCCCCGCGATTGGCATGCTAGGGCAATTCCTGTTTATGCCCCTG atatcaTTCGCCATCGGCTACGCGATATTTCCCAACCAGCCGGACATGCGTCTGGGCATGTTCTTCACGGGTGTGGCCCCCGCCGGCGGCGCCTCCAACATCTGGACCTACATACTCGGGGGCAACCTGAACATGTCCCTGGCTATGACCACTATATCCATGATCGCTTCTTTCG GTCTAATGCCAGCGTGGTTATTCTCGCTCGGCCAAGTAATATTCAAGGACGCGCAAATCGTCGTCCCGTACAAACGCATAGGACTATTCGTGGTCTGTCTCGTGGTGCCCCTACTAGTTGGGTTGGGCATGCAGCGCTTCATGCCAAGAGTGTCGAGATTCATGGTCAGGATCCTAAAGGGATTTTCCACCACGCTGCTCCTGTGCATCATAGTGTTCGCGATTGTGACGAATCTGTATATATTCAAGCTGTTTACTTGGCAG ATAGTAATAGCCGGCATGGGTATACCGTACCTCGGTTTCTTAGCCGGCTACCTTGTGGCTAAGGTGTTCAGACAGCCGCATCCCGACGCGCTCGCCATCTCCATAGAGACGGGCATACAGAACACCGGCATAGCTATATTCCTACTCAGATATGCGCTGAAGCAGCCAGAAGCAGATTTGACTACTG TGGTGCCGGTATCCGTGGCAATTATGACACCTATTCCGATGACAATCGTCTACATATACCAGAAGATTGCCGCATG CTGGGGATGTCCGA CGTCCGAAACCGAAATGCACCACAAAAAATGGTTGAAGACCTCACCCCCGTTTCAGAGGGCGCAGAATCCGGCGTCTTCAGAGCCGTTGATGCCAGCTAACGGGCAG GACGGGTATTGGTCATCTTCATCATGA